The genomic interval TTCACGCAAGTGAGTTTCATACCTAAAAGCAGAACATCTAGCACCTTTTCACTATGGCTTTTGATAAACTACAGTAGTTTCAGAGCATGTCATCTTCAGTCGTTAGGGCAATAACAGTAACACAATGTATGTAAGAATTCTGGATTCAagaccagtttttttttttcctctataaAATGAAGTTAGCGCAATAAAATCTTGTAGTCATTCAGTTCTATTACAAATGTGTGCAGTACAATGCATGGCAGTTATCAGCTGAGCGTTAAGATCCAAACCCCCAGAACCCAAAGCCAACTAGAGCTAAAAATCAGTTGGGATCTGGTTGACAAGCATGCATATTGTGCACCATTAAATAGGTCCCCACCAGATTTTGAGATATCCTCCACTATAACACACttgtttaaactttttttttttttttaagtcatgcAAAACACCTCTGAAGTAGATTTTGGGAGTGAATTAGGTAGGATAGTGTGCACCGCGGCACATTTAGAAATGGGATCACAACCGCTATGTCGAACATATATGGTTTTAGTAAAAGAACAAAAGTCAAACAGGTTTGAATAATACACTTGTAATGAGTTGCAGTGTACATTGCCTCTTTTCAGTGaatattaataacatatttactgatctttttttcttgcatgcctGTCTTTAAATGATGTAATATCTACTATTTCCGACAAAACAGAATATTATAATTGATTACATTAAATTATTTGTGGTCTGAGGAAAACGACCACACTAAATTCAGATATACCCTTTTTCATGGCATCCTTTCCATCTGAAATGGACTGTTctcctttattttttatataccgAGAGGCCCTGAGTGATTTTTTAAActtacaatatactgtatgccaGCGAATAGATATGTACACATAGGTTAATTCTCAAAGCTGTGGGTTTAACTTATTAaatggcttcttttttttctcttgaagGTGGCACACACATCAAAGACTCACATTCACTTAAGaaataaaagtaaagaaaaaaggcAAGATCCCTTTACACATAAAAGCAAAGGTTACAACTGCCTGTTAGTGCTTACTGGGGCAGTTAAGAGACAAGAGTGAATCCAAAGCAAAAGTCCATTTGTTGCTCTTTTTCCCCTCCCGCCACAAATGTATCCTGTTTTTTTAGTGTGAACACAAGCAGGGAACTAGAAGTCTAACAGTGTTTCTACACTACTGAACACTCCAACTCGGTGTCATTTGAACCCCGTCCTGATCACTGTGGGATACACAGTTGGCGTAACGTGGAGCGTCACCAGTGACTTCTACAAGGGTTGTCAACATTCTTCTGTCTTCAAACGTTTATCTAAAAAGCATTCACACTGAAGCTATACATACAGTTGCTCTTTTACAACACCATTACCATGGCCTAAGACAATGACCTGACCAAAGTTACCAGATTATAACACATACATCACACAAACATGTTAGTGCTCCAACTGTTTCCTTCAATCTATTTTCTCTAGAAGataaaaccaataaataaacctttttgtttttttaaaaacggCATACTTTTTAAAACAAGTGGAAATGACAAAGTATTTTCAGGATTAGTAATAGGTTTGTGCTTGTCAAGGTCATAAGAAGGCAGATCTGAAATCTTGAACAGTAGGCTATATCTGTATATTGGATTTGGCtcacaaacaatgaaataaaaagccCAGTCTTCCTAAAAAGGGGAAGAAAGTTCATTTAAAACTCGCCACTCACTGCACATATTGCTTTCGGCACAGGCCTCCAGAGCTTTATGGCATCAGCACAGCCTTCAGACGAGGACTCCCGTCCTTAAATGCAGTCAGGGTGGAACCACATGCTAGTCTTCCTTCATGGCGCTTTCTGAATAAGCAAGCAGTTCTTTTAGTATGCTTCTttgtctcttctttttcttaaaattcAATTTTGGTGGCAATGCTTGATTAAAATATTGCTAGTCTGAATCAACAGTTCATGCAAATCCTAGCATGCTGCCCTGTATCCAGTGGTTACACAATGCATTGGCTCTGTGAACAggacaaacatacacacacacaatatgtacacacgcatacacacttGCCAGAGGAACAATGCTGACGCGGAGGGTGGATGTAGCACTTGTGCAGTTATGCCAGATGACCTCAAAAAGATGCAGTCCATTAATCCATGACTGCTTTTGTACAGATCTGTGTTCCAGAGCGGATAATCTGGGGTAGATGAAACCCCACAGTTGCATGTCCCATCACTTGCAGTCCATAACCTCAGGCTTAACAGAATCTGCATTTAACCACAGCAAGTCACACTTTCACAATAGAATTGGCaaatctaaaaacaaaaaaaggggtAAAACTGTTGAAATGATCAATACATTATTGCAGAACATACATTATTAACAAGTCACTTTGCCCAACACCTACACAAACATGCATCTATGATGGTCAGGCATTGCCTCCAAACACAGATAACCATGTTGAAGCATTCCTATTATTTTTCTGCTAATTGCACAAGGTGTCCAGCCTATCATCCTCCAGGCTACCGACTCACCTCTTCCAATGCAGTACTCGCGCTACTCATGAACACCACAACCAAATCcactaaataaaaatgaaaccctgtaaacaaaagcagcaaataATGCATTGTAGGGGAAATCTTTGGAATCTGCAACAAGGGGGCAGAGAAAGAACTGGCTGGCGATCCCAGAACTCTGGCTATAGGCTGCGATAGGCAGTGGGTTTCATGAGACTTGGACAATGAAGCACAGCAGAGGTACAACAGGCTCCCGAAAAACAATCCTGGATTGCTCATCATTTAGGAAGGGGCAGGAGTGGTGGGTTGGTAAGCTATATTTACTGGAGGACGCAGGTTAGGTGGCAGGTGTCCCCAGTTTCGGGACAGACTCTGGTGTGTGCAGCTTTCCAGTTCAGCACTCAGAGACAGTTCTCACTCCACCTCCCGGTGTACGTCCGAGGCATCGGCTCGGCAGATCGGACAAGTGCGATTGGTCTGAAAGTGAGTAACATTAAGCATAAAGATGTTAAGCAAAGCATATCAAAACTATGAGAACACTGAAATGGTTTAATTGTTAAaaggtaactttggtatttttcaatttGGACCCTATATTCCCATGTTTTTATGTCCAAGTGACTAATGAggactttttgaaattggtccagtattgatggaaaacgctgtaaccggcagctgCAAAACCAGctgtgagggcaagtgagctgcgccaatgtaacgttacgttcaataaaagtgcttgtttttgccagcgacaggctcagattgttatcaaagtgtctgacaacatcatggaaaggacactacagagaaataaaacatgtttcttACCTTTGGCTAGATCCGCTCtgcttgttattgtgtccaagtcccgctcaaggagaagtctcgttgttaaatggctcaaataaataagGGCGGCCATCGagttcaaagacctcatccacattgtcgaaatcgtTTAAAtcttcagccatgacattgaaaatcttttagataacactaagctacgctttctgtactccaacacaacaaactctgcctggctggcactcacgtttccaccatggatgtattccactattccacagCTATCTTCTGGCAACACGTCATCTTGcgatatttcaaaataagacttgACAAGACTCTCTCCATAATGTCAGATAATAACAATCGGAGCCTGTCAGCggcaaaaaaaagcacttttagtggacgtaaatgacggtgcaaGCTTGCCCTGATAGGCTaacattgcagcctgtgagcggCTGCCATCTACAGCGCACTCaatcaatactggaccaatttcagaaattgttgtccccattagtcacttagaaacaaaaaacatgggaaaatagggtccaggttgaaaaacaccaaagttaccctttaaaactGGCATCAACTTACCTTTAACCATTTATCCACACACTTTGCATGGAATTCGTGGTTACAAGGTAATACCCGAAGTAGCTGCCTACACTCAAAGTCACTAAAGCACACAACACACctgaggaaaagaaaaggaaaaaggattGAGTTACCAGGATAtagatacatactgtatataagtggTTTGTTTTATGAAAAGGTGAGGAAAGGGCTTACAGCGTTTGTTCAGATAGATGATTCTCTGAGTTGAATCTGTAGGACGGAAGTTGCTCTATATCAGCTTTAGTGAGTCCACGTGGTTTCGCTTCACCCAACCTCTCCGCCAAATTCAGTAAtgcctagagagagagagagagagagagagagagagagagagagaaaattacTTGACGCTTTAGCAATATTGTCCAATAAAACATAATGAACTTAACTTTTTCTCTTaattgagagagaaaaagagaggggaCAATGCTGATGATGTTTTTACGTAGATTGTAAAATACCATACAGCCCAAATTTTTTGTCACACCTATAACTAGGGATGTACCGATGCCAGTatcaattgggacatactattTTGTCATAATCCTCTTGCCTGTATATCCGCTGCgtagaggattgtgggtcagaataaccacaaaagcatgctggcttgcatactgcaaaatgcgaccgcatgtcgtaggacatcctggtatttctGGCattctgcatttgacatactttGTATTGGAACATACTAAATAtctttctggcatactaaagtGTATGTTAGTATGGGTACTGGAATGCACAGAATACAGTGGAAAAAGGAGAGGTAACCTTTCATTAAAAGATATCTTGAGCTTTTTCTAGCTTTTAGAATTTATGGCCACATATAAGAAATTTGAACTTTATTGTACattacaccacacacacacagagggagagtgacttcattttctgctcaggtagacattactcttctatatctttacatagcaaatagttctttgctgctatattaatgatctgtatattgtatatagtaccTTTCAAGTTTATTTCAAATTAAGTAAAACCATCAGCACCTTTATGTGAAATTAATTGTCATTTCCAGTGAACTTCAATGAATTGAACACTCATGACCAAACTAATAGAAACAAGCTTTAACCCGtcggtatatactgtatattcaatgTGCGAAAAAAAAGATTCCATGTGGCCTAATTTGCTTTTCCACGAACCATCACACTAACCTCATAGTTCTCCATCTCCACATCATCCACATCCAAGTCTAAACTGATGGCTGGGCCCACTGCTGTTGGAGGCACAGGAAGCATTGACCTGTGCATAGAGAGAAACACATCTGAGCGAGCATCAACACAATCACTGCAACTTCACTGTGATTGTAAGCAGCACCTGCTCTGCAAACACCAGCACTGAGTGGTAACTAGAGGTAAACATCATTTCTGTCTTGCTTCTTCACTTCATTCATTTTTGGGAAAGCAGAGATGCAAAAGCCAGAATGCAGCATATTATAATCACTAACTCAGCTGCAGTGTTGACACACATAGAAGAGGAGTCAATCGCTGAGGCTAGTAACTTAGTAGAATCAATTTTACATTCTAATTACCAGATGATTAAAACTGCTTTACTTCATAAACAGGGAATTTACTGCAGGTACTCACAGGAAGTAAGGGAGGAAGCCTGGGTAGTAagatggagggggaggaggaggggggagaggtTGCTGCAACCGGTATCTCTGTCCACTCACTCGCCTGGGCAGCATGTGGGGATATGGCtgaggagaaacacacagagatgtgtaaaacaaaagtctgtgataacaataaacatttaataatgaTAGCAAGTTTAAGAAAAGTCTTATTGCATTAGAAGGAACAGCACATATAAGAACAGTTTTACAGTAATGACACAAAGCAGTTTGTATGGGATTACATTACAACTGTTAAATACAGAAGATGCAACATGCGGCGGCTTTAGAGCTGTTGGAAGGCACCTCTGACAGAGCTGTGCCATGAGTAATGtaagtaatattattatttactatttTCAATGAGCAATAAATGCCTCGTCtggttaaagggtaactttggtgtttttcaacctgaaccttatttcccatgttttttgtgtctaagtgaaaGTCACTAAGTTACTATTGGGGgaaaacaatttctgaaattggtccagtattgagggagagtgcTACAGACGGCAGCCGCTCACGTtctgcaatgtaatcctatcagggcaacctggcaccgtcgTTTACGTGCTCTAAAAgggtttgtttttgccatgacaggttCTGATTGTTATtctaagtgtctgacattatggaaagagtctcgctcatggagaagtcttgttctgaaatctCGCAAGGAGATGTGTTGCCgaaagacaacggtggaatagtggaatacatccatggtggaaacactgcgagtgccagccgggcagagtttgttgtgttggagtacagaaagcgtagcttagtgttatctaaaagattttcaatgtcatgactgaatatttagattatttccacaatgtggatgaggtctttgaattcaatggctgcccgtatttatttgagctaGAGTAGAcgaatattcagatttcacaacgagacttctccttgagcgggacttggacacaatgacaaacagaccggatcaaacAAAAggttatttctctgtagggtactttccataatgttgtcagacacttctgagcctgtcagtggcaaaaacaagcacttttagtgaatgtttctccctcaatactgggccagttttaaaaatgtatgtccttattagtcacttagacacaaaaacatgggaaaataggttgcaaaaataccgaagttaccctttaagacaGAGGATCCCAAACGTTATTCTGATATTTGATAGCATTTTATTAGCCAGTAGCAAAAAGTAGCTAAGttgattttcattattttattaaacaGTTAGAAGCCTGAACTACCAAACTTTCTAGACACaagataaattatattattattactgtgcTATGCTCTACTTAAAGTAAGCTCCTTCATATTTTGGATTTAACTGATGCGTTTGCTTTGTGAGCATCACCAGCTTTTGTTTTCTTCCCTGTCAAAGGTTTGTCCATCTTAAACTAACTAAATGCAATTTAGCTTTATGCAGACATTTCGACCTGTCGTAGCAGGAAAAACACAAGTGGAACTAATAATATCAATGATCAATTAAAGCAATTAGGTATTAAGGAAACAAAGTTCAATGCTATTGAAGACTTTTCAAGACCTGCAGATGCCCTGTGTGCTGGACAGCCTCCAGCTGTAAATATGTTGATCTGAACAGGTGTGAAGCAGGTCatgctaaaaaataaaataagtcatAAGTGCACTGTTAATTTCCCTAGAACATAatagtctgaaaatgtctgagaGGCCGTCTTACCACTCCAAAGGGAAGCTCCTGATGCAGAGGCTCTTGAGGAAGATACTGTAGGGGCAGAGAAGGAGGCAGCGCTGGTGGGTGATGAGAGGGAGGGTAGGAGAAGGTCCCTAATGGGTGCTGGTCCCCTCTTAGGTCAACTTCATTGTCTACCCTCTGTAGAGGCTGGGAGGAGAGACAGATGTACAGGAAAGGGTTGCAGTTAGACTTGACATACAGTACGTATGCAAATCAACAAACTAGTGATTACATTCTACACccactgtgatgtgttttcattAATGAACACGTGTATGCTGTGGACTACTCACCATGCGTGGGTGCTGAGGCTGTAAAGGGACAAACTGGCTCAAAGGAGTAAGGTGCGGCGGCTGGTGGGGGGGTACAGATGGGGTCGGGTGCAATACAAAATGTTCGCTGGAGATCAGGGGTGGAAAGGCTTGATAAGACACTGGCATATGCTGCATGGTACATGCCTGTATgagctgaggagagagaagaagaaaaaacacaaaagagcgGACATA from Sebastes fasciatus isolate fSebFas1 chromosome 10, fSebFas1.pri, whole genome shotgun sequence carries:
- the rnf44 gene encoding RING finger protein 44 isoform X1, which gives rise to MRPWEIAVNRLPPTAPLNPRRFLVEPCNAPVHLRRSPPVRRQWGRRDRPVLHTSLIQDENFHHLLFSQHHQQVPLDESRHYSHTSTPPRMLHPAAHLPQQSPIMVDLHDQMHQGSVPISYTVTTVTTHGFPIHTGQPLPGCNTQQLPACSVMFSGQLSLLCCLPPPLIQACTMQHMPVSYQAFPPLISSEHFVLHPTPSVPPHQPPHLTPLSQFVPLQPQHPRMPLQRVDNEVDLRGDQHPLGTFSYPPSHHPPALPPSLPLQYLPQEPLHQELPFGVPYPHMLPRRVSGQRYRLQQPLPPPPPPPSYYPGFLPYFLSMLPVPPTAVGPAISLDLDVDDVEMENYEALLNLAERLGEAKPRGLTKADIEQLPSYRFNSENHLSEQTLCVVCFSDFECRQLLRVLPCNHEFHAKCVDKWLKTNRTCPICRADASDVHREVE
- the rnf44 gene encoding RING finger protein 44 isoform X2, with translation MRPWEIAVNRLPPTAPLNPRRFLVEPCNAPVHLRRSPPVRRQWGRRDRPVLHTSLIQDENFHHLLFSQHHQQVPLDESRHYSHTSTPPRMLHPAAHLPQQSPIMVDLHDQMHQGSVPISYTVTTVTTHGFPIHTGQPLPGCNTQQLPACSLIQACTMQHMPVSYQAFPPLISSEHFVLHPTPSVPPHQPPHLTPLSQFVPLQPQHPRMPLQRVDNEVDLRGDQHPLGTFSYPPSHHPPALPPSLPLQYLPQEPLHQELPFGVPYPHMLPRRVSGQRYRLQQPLPPPPPPPSYYPGFLPYFLSMLPVPPTAVGPAISLDLDVDDVEMENYEALLNLAERLGEAKPRGLTKADIEQLPSYRFNSENHLSEQTLCVVCFSDFECRQLLRVLPCNHEFHAKCVDKWLKTNRTCPICRADASDVHREVE